From a region of the Castanea sativa cultivar Marrone di Chiusa Pesio chromosome 10, ASM4071231v1 genome:
- the LOC142613923 gene encoding methylsterol monooxygenase 1-1-like produces MLPYKTIQEASAVLGRNLSTAETIWFNYSANKSDYFLYCHNIIFLFVVFSVIPFPLIFIELARLAGFDRYKIQPKVRLSWPEMFRCYKDVMRIFLLVVGPLQLVSFPSIKMIGIRTGLPLPSGWEMFAQLLVYFLIEDYTNYWIHRFLHNKWGYEKIHRVHHEYTAPIGYAAPYAHWAEVLILGIPSFLGPAMVPGHMITFWLWISLRNIEAIDTHSGYDFPWSPTKYIPFYGGAEYHDYHHYVGGQSQSNFASVFTYCDYIYGTDKGYRYQKKIFQKLKGELKGNGEQNGVSYRFSTQDLKSD; encoded by the exons ATGCTGCCGTACAAGACAATACAGGAGGCGTCGGCGGTGCTTGGCCGCAACCTGAGCACGGCGGAGACCATTTGGTTCAATTACTCGGCTAACAAGTCCGACTACTTCCTTTACTGCCACAACATTATTTTCCTTTTCGTTGTATTCTCAGTGATCCCTTTTCCTCTGATCTTTATTGAGCTTGCTCGCTTGGCTGGCTTTGATCGATACAAGATTCAGCCAAAGGTCAGGTTGTCTTGGCCCGAGATGTTTCGTTGCTACAAGGATGTTATGCGTATTTTCCTTCTCGTTGTCGGTCCTCTACAGCTCGTTTCTTTCCCTTCTATTAAG ATGATTGGTATTCGAACGGGGTTGCCATTGCCTTCAGGATGGGAAATGTTTGCACAGTTGTTAGTATATTTTCTGATAGAGGATTATACCAATTACTGGATCCACAGGTTTCTGCATAACAAATGGGGATATGAAAAGATTCATCGAGTTCACCATGAATACACTGCTCCAATCGGATATGCAGCACCATATGCGCATTGGGCTGAGGTTTTGATCCTCGGGATTCCATCTTTCCTTGGGCCAGCCATGGTGCCTGGTCACATGATCACATTCTGGTTGTGGATTTCATTGCGGAATATAGAGGCAATTGATACACATAGCGG GTATGACTTCCCTTGGAGTCCCACTAAATACATTCCTTTTTACGGTGGTGCTGAGTATCATGACTATCATCATTATGTTGGAGGACAAAGCCAAAGCAACTTTGCTTCGGTGTTCACCTACTGTGATTACATTTATGGAACTGACAAg GGCTATCGATATCAGAAGAAGATCTTTCAGAAG TTGAAAGGGGAATTGAAAGGCAATGGTGAGCAGAATGGAGTCTCATATCGCTTTTCTACCCAAGATCTTAAATCCGATTAG
- the LOC142612056 gene encoding uncharacterized protein LOC142612056 translates to MDTMSWALCQAARSLFSRDIESALMPSRFTRLSFNSYNGKTNPVERVSHYIQMMSLHAQNDALMCKVFPSSLGPTALRWFNGLRKGSIHSFSELIQEFGVRFMTCSRVPQPVDALLSMKMGAGETLHNYANRYWELYNEIGGGNEKIAASTFPMGLAEEFGLRESLTRRPPEDMRQLMRRIEEYKRMEDDLLQSKGKAPVINHPRNIGFQPRPRKDLRIQ, encoded by the coding sequence ATGGACACAATGAGCTGGGCGTTATGCCAAGCTGCCCGATCGCTATTCTCGAGAGATATTGAAAGTGCACTGATGCCGAGCAGATTCACACGGCTATCGTTCAACTCCTACAATGGAAAGACAAACCCAGTAGAACGTGTGAGCCACTACATTCAAATGATGTCTTTGCACGCTCAAAATGACGcgttgatgtgtaaagtcttcccttcAAGCCTCGGCCCCACTGCtttgagatggttcaacggatTAAGGAAAGGCTCGATCCACAGTTTTTCCGAATTGATCCAGGAATTTGGTGTACGATTCATGACTTGCAGCCGAGTTCCACAGCCCGTGGACGCGTTACTGTCAATGAAAATGGGGGCTGGGGAGACCCTTCACAACTATGCTAACCGATACTGGGAGTTGTATAACGAGATTGGTGGGGGCAATGAAAAGATTGCGGCCAGCACTTTTCCAATGGGGTTGGCCGAGGAATTTGGACTGAGGGAATCATTGACGAGAAGGCCTCCCGAGGATATGAGGCAGTTGATGAGGCGTATCGAGGAGTATAAACGGATGGAAGATGATCTGTTGCAAAGCAAGGGGAAGGCACCGGTCATAAATCATCCTCGGAATATCGGTTTCCAACCCAGACCCCGGAAGGATCTGAGGATTCAATAG